Proteins from a single region of Thiolapillus brandeum:
- a CDS encoding cytidine deaminase encodes MEIGEKLYNEAVKLVNERYPLGWGGAAAIRTETGRIITSISPDVKNDALALCMEVGSYLEAQKYNEKVTHSLCVSRESESSKFKILTPCGVCQERLVYWGGDVLAAVSNLDQEVIFKTLRELQPYHWLGAYGQNL; translated from the coding sequence ATGGAAATAGGAGAGAAGTTATATAATGAGGCGGTCAAATTAGTTAACGAGCGTTATCCACTTGGCTGGGGCGGTGCAGCAGCTATAAGAACAGAAACAGGTAGAATAATTACAAGTATTTCTCCCGATGTAAAAAATGATGCATTAGCGCTTTGTATGGAAGTTGGTTCATATTTGGAGGCTCAAAAATATAATGAGAAAGTAACTCATTCATTGTGCGTATCAAGGGAAAGTGAAAGTTCAAAATTTAAAATTTTAACGCCTTGTGGTGTATGTCAAGAGAGACTAGTGTATTGGGGGGGAGATGTGTTGGCAGCAGTTTCCAATCTTGATCAAGAAGTAATTTTTAAAACTTTGAGAGAGCTTCAGCCGTATCACTGGCTTGGGGCTTACGGTCAAAATCTCTAA